The stretch of DNA AAGAAATGAGGACAGATCTGCAATACCGatggaagaagaagcagaaatctATGAGGGCGGAAAAAGGAAACGAAAATAAGAAATGGATAAGGATTCTCTAATCGACGCTGGATGGGGGGAATACTTATTACGGGACCGGGTGTAATAGGGAAAGAACAAATTTGGGACGTAATGGCAATACAACCAACCAAACAACGGATTAAAAGGGGAttaagtggggcccaccgattaggagccaatacaccaaaccaaataTGGTGTTAATGTTTAGGCTAATTTACATGGTAATTATCCAAAGCTGTCATTTTTATAAAGTTCTATTAAAAgaaatttctatattttaaaattcaaaacaaaaacaaacggGAGCGTCTTGCTTTCCCTCCCTCTTTTTATAAAGTTTGAAATTCAAACGAAGGGCCAGACCAAAGCAGATCAGATCccttctctttttcctctctgAAACAACGTATCGATTTGTGGATTGCGGTTCAGTGGTTTTAACCCTAAAATCAACACCAAAACTCAAAATGGAAAAGTACGAGAAGCTGGAGAAGGTAGGGGAGGGTACCTACGGCAAGGTTTACAAGGCCAAAGACAAGGCAAGCGGCCAGTTGGTGGCCCTCAAGAAGACTCGTCTTGAGATGGACGAGGAAGGCGTCCCTCCCACTGCTCTCCGTGAGGTCTCCCTCCTCCAAATGCTTTCCCAGTCTCTCTACATTGTTCGTCTCCTTTGCGTCGAGCACGTCGACACCAACAAGAACGGCGGCTCTAAGGCCAATCTCTACTTGGTTTTTGAGTACCTTGATACCGATCTCAAGAAGTTCATGGATTCCCATCGCAAGGGTCCTAACCCCAGGCCCCTTCCTCCTTCCCTCATTCAGTCCTTTCTCTTCCAGCTTTGCAAAGGTGTCGCCCACTGCCACAGCCACGGCGTCCTCCATCGCGATCTCAAGCCCCAGAATCTTCTCCTCGACAAGGAAAAGGGTATCCTCAAAATTGCAGATCTGGGTCTTGGCCGTGCTTTCACTGTTCCTCTCAAAAGCTATACTCATGAGATCGTAACGCTCTGGTACAGGGCCCCTGAGGTTCTGCTTGGCTCTACTCACTACTCCACCGCCGTCGACATGTGGTCTGTTGGATGCATCTTCGCCGAAATGGTTAGAAGGCAAGCATTGTTCCCGGGGGATTCTGAATTCCAGCAATTGCTCCACATTTTCAGGTATATTTGTTTCTTCCCAATGTATCTCTTCCTAGCAACCACCCTTTTTCTCGTTCTTTTTTCTTAATTGGGTGAAAATTGAAAAGGTTACTGGGCACCCCAACTGAGAAGCAATGGCCTGGGGTTACCTCTCTAAGGGATTGGCACGTGTACCCACGGTGGGAGCCTCAGAACTTGGAACGCGCTGTTCCTTCCCTTTCTCCTGAAGGGGTTGATCTCCTCTCTGTAAGTCCTCATTCTTTTACTAAACATTAACAAACTGTTCAAATCAAAGCATCATAATATAGTCATGTTTTCTAATGTAGATTTATTCTTCCTTTGTTTCAAACAAATACCCGTTGATATAGTCTCATTTCAGCATCAACCATTCTACATATTATAGTTTAAGAAGAAAATTAAGTaccgttaattttttttgtacttcTATTAAGCTGCCAACAAGCAAACTCCCAAAATGTTCAAATTATAGTCAtggattaattaaaaaaatccaaaatgatTGTCAAAAGATTTGTTGGTTTACAATCATggtaaattaaatacattacaatagTATGAATAATTCATATGTTTCTCAAAATGCATGAAagaaatttaggaaaaaaaaaactaagcatATTTGAGTCGGACAATACTTGTATTCGACACTTATCCAAGTGCAGGTCGTCTTCAACTCACAATTGCAGTCTTGGCACGGGGaagaattttgagagaaaaaaaaaataaagtctaGCATGATTAACATTTAGGCCATGTGAATAGGACCAAGAGGGTAGAGAATACAGATAGAAAAAGCATCGAAGCTATTTAGAATTCACTTGGAATTTCGTTGCATGTTATACTAGGATTATAGCAATGGTCAGAGTG from Gossypium hirsutum isolate 1008001.06 chromosome D04, Gossypium_hirsutum_v2.1, whole genome shotgun sequence encodes:
- the LOC107934322 gene encoding cyclin-dependent kinase B1-2 — translated: MEKYEKLEKVGEGTYGKVYKAKDKASGQLVALKKTRLEMDEEGVPPTALREVSLLQMLSQSLYIVRLLCVEHVDTNKNGGSKANLYLVFEYLDTDLKKFMDSHRKGPNPRPLPPSLIQSFLFQLCKGVAHCHSHGVLHRDLKPQNLLLDKEKGILKIADLGLGRAFTVPLKSYTHEIVTLWYRAPEVLLGSTHYSTAVDMWSVGCIFAEMVRRQALFPGDSEFQQLLHIFRLLGTPTEKQWPGVTSLRDWHVYPRWEPQNLERAVPSLSPEGVDLLSKMLKYDPAERISAKAAMDHPYFDSLDKSQF